The following proteins come from a genomic window of Trifolium pratense cultivar HEN17-A07 linkage group LG4, ARS_RC_1.1, whole genome shotgun sequence:
- the LOC123920222 gene encoding protein NRT1/ PTR FAMILY 7.3-like isoform X3, whose product MKDSTGGWSSATLLLVNQGLIALAFSGVEANLVLFSKLVLKQTNVEAANTFGLWMGTTYFFSLIGAFLSDSYLGRYLTCILFQFVLIIGLVVLSLSTHFFLPHGCEQIGVLFESDRQDQFPLFYLSIYLIALGSGVSDPALPILGADQFDEEEPKEQRSKALIYGYFYVALNLGSLVAETILAYIETTGHWVMGFWICTSCATVSFLVLLSGTLRYRHNKTFGNPFSKFKQVIMSLLRKMKFQIHSIGERDYDIQRDDNCVRSIHHTNGLRFLDRAAIVFDEATGMLLGKGQKPYTWNFSNVTQSERAKYILRVLPIWICTIFSSSVFIQMLSLFLEQGSTMDRTFFKFQIPPSSMTAFNIMNTSTFIILFDVLIIPLYMKLTKKSPKLPSELQSIGIGFSIATITLIVAGLVERKRLEFASNDSEETSSLSIFWLIPQYMLLGVAEAFVNVAQMKFFTSETPNGLESLGMGLSMFSSAIGCYVGNFILTVVNKITSSDNKGQHGWVSPNLNDGHLDRFFFLTAFLIIIDLIVYIVCAKRYKGKL is encoded by the exons ATGAAAGACAGCACAGGTGGATGGAGTAGTGCTACATTGTTGTTAG TGAATCAAGGATTGATTGCATTGGCTTTCTCAGGAGTGGAGGCAAATTTGGTTCTCTTCTCAAAGTTAGTATTAAAACAGACTAATGTTGAAGCTGCAAACACTTTTGGCTTATGGATGGGAACTACCTATTTCTTCTCTTTAATTGGAGCTTTTCTTAGTGATTCATACTTAGGAAGATACCTCACTTGCATTTTATTCCAATTTGTGCTCATCATA GGTTTGGTGGTATTATCTTTGTCAACTCACTTCTTTTTACCTCATGGTTGTGAACAAATAGGAGTGCTATTTGAATCAGATAGACAAGATCAGTTTCCACTATTTTACCTATCAATATACTTAATAGCCCTAGGAAGTGGAGTTTCTGACCCTGCATTACCAATACTTGGTGCTGATCAATTTGATGAGGAAGAACCTAAAGAACAAAGATCCAAGGCCTTAATTTATGGCTACTTCTATGTTGCATTGAATTTGGGATCTTTGGTTGCTGAGACTATATTGGCTTATATAGAAACTACAGGACATTGGGTGATGGGATTTTGGATATGTACTAGTTGTGCAACTGTTTCCTTTCTTGTTTTGTTGAGTGGAACTCTTAGATATAGACACAATAAAACTTTTGGAAACCCTTTCTCTAAGTTTAAACAAGTAATTATGTCCCTTTTGAGGAAAATGAAATTTCAAATACACTCAATTGGAGAAAGAGACTATGATATTCAAAGGGATGATAATTGTGTCAGAAGTATACATCACACAAATGGCCTCAG GTTTCTTGATAGAGCTGCTATTGTCTTTGATGAGGCAACTGGAATGTTGCTAGGTAAAGGCCAAAAACCATACACATGGAATTTTAGCAATGTAACACAAAGTGAAAGGGCGAAATATATTTTAAGAGTGTTACCAATATGGATCTGTACCATCTTCTCTTCTAGTGTCTTTATACAAATGCTTTCACTATTTCTTGAACAAGGTTCAACAATGGATAGAACTTTTTTCAAGTTTCAAATCCCTCCTTCCAGCATGACAGCATTCAATATCATGAACACGTCAAcatttatcatattatttgacGTTCTTATCATTCCACTATACATGAAATTGACGAAAAAATCTCCAAAACTTCCTAGTGAGCTACAAAGTATCGGCATTGGATTCTCTATAGCAACAATAACGTTGATTGTCGCTGGTTTGGTAGAGAGGAAAAGACTCGAGTTTGCTAGCAACGATAGCGAAGAGACGAGTTCTTTAAGCATATTTTGGTTGATACCACAATATATGCTTTTAGGAGTGGCAGAAGCTTTTGTGAATGTAGCACAAATGAAGTTCTTTACATCAGAAACACCAAATGGGTTGGAAAGCTTGGGAATGGGGTTATCTATGTTTTCATCTGCAATTGGTTGTTATGTTGGTAACTTTATTTTGACTGTGGtaaataaaattacatca
- the LOC123920222 gene encoding protein NRT1/ PTR FAMILY 7.3-like isoform X1, with amino-acid sequence MDGNKKDLKFQVVEVYEHQEEGSFTSYTSDGTVDFYGKLAMKDSTGGWSSATLLLVNQGLIALAFSGVEANLVLFSKLVLKQTNVEAANTFGLWMGTTYFFSLIGAFLSDSYLGRYLTCILFQFVLIIGLVVLSLSTHFFLPHGCEQIGVLFESDRQDQFPLFYLSIYLIALGSGVSDPALPILGADQFDEEEPKEQRSKALIYGYFYVALNLGSLVAETILAYIETTGHWVMGFWICTSCATVSFLVLLSGTLRYRHNKTFGNPFSKFKQVIMSLLRKMKFQIHSIGERDYDIQRDDNCVRSIHHTNGLRFLDRAAIVFDEATGMLLGKGQKPYTWNFSNVTQSERAKYILRVLPIWICTIFSSSVFIQMLSLFLEQGSTMDRTFFKFQIPPSSMTAFNIMNTSTFIILFDVLIIPLYMKLTKKSPKLPSELQSIGIGFSIATITLIVAGLVERKRLEFASNDSEETSSLSIFWLIPQYMLLGVAEAFVNVAQMKFFTSETPNGLESLGMGLSMFSSAIGCYVGNFILTVVNKITSSDNKGQHGWVSPNLNDGHLDRFFFLTAFLIIIDLIVYIVCAKRYKGKL; translated from the exons ATGGAtggaaataaaaaagatttaaagtTTCAG GTTGTTGAAGTTTATGAGCATCAGGAAGAGGGGAGTTTCACTTCTTACACAAGTGATGGGACAGTTGATTTTTATGGAAAACTAGCTATGAAAGACAGCACAGGTGGATGGAGTAGTGCTACATTGTTGTTAG TGAATCAAGGATTGATTGCATTGGCTTTCTCAGGAGTGGAGGCAAATTTGGTTCTCTTCTCAAAGTTAGTATTAAAACAGACTAATGTTGAAGCTGCAAACACTTTTGGCTTATGGATGGGAACTACCTATTTCTTCTCTTTAATTGGAGCTTTTCTTAGTGATTCATACTTAGGAAGATACCTCACTTGCATTTTATTCCAATTTGTGCTCATCATA GGTTTGGTGGTATTATCTTTGTCAACTCACTTCTTTTTACCTCATGGTTGTGAACAAATAGGAGTGCTATTTGAATCAGATAGACAAGATCAGTTTCCACTATTTTACCTATCAATATACTTAATAGCCCTAGGAAGTGGAGTTTCTGACCCTGCATTACCAATACTTGGTGCTGATCAATTTGATGAGGAAGAACCTAAAGAACAAAGATCCAAGGCCTTAATTTATGGCTACTTCTATGTTGCATTGAATTTGGGATCTTTGGTTGCTGAGACTATATTGGCTTATATAGAAACTACAGGACATTGGGTGATGGGATTTTGGATATGTACTAGTTGTGCAACTGTTTCCTTTCTTGTTTTGTTGAGTGGAACTCTTAGATATAGACACAATAAAACTTTTGGAAACCCTTTCTCTAAGTTTAAACAAGTAATTATGTCCCTTTTGAGGAAAATGAAATTTCAAATACACTCAATTGGAGAAAGAGACTATGATATTCAAAGGGATGATAATTGTGTCAGAAGTATACATCACACAAATGGCCTCAG GTTTCTTGATAGAGCTGCTATTGTCTTTGATGAGGCAACTGGAATGTTGCTAGGTAAAGGCCAAAAACCATACACATGGAATTTTAGCAATGTAACACAAAGTGAAAGGGCGAAATATATTTTAAGAGTGTTACCAATATGGATCTGTACCATCTTCTCTTCTAGTGTCTTTATACAAATGCTTTCACTATTTCTTGAACAAGGTTCAACAATGGATAGAACTTTTTTCAAGTTTCAAATCCCTCCTTCCAGCATGACAGCATTCAATATCATGAACACGTCAAcatttatcatattatttgacGTTCTTATCATTCCACTATACATGAAATTGACGAAAAAATCTCCAAAACTTCCTAGTGAGCTACAAAGTATCGGCATTGGATTCTCTATAGCAACAATAACGTTGATTGTCGCTGGTTTGGTAGAGAGGAAAAGACTCGAGTTTGCTAGCAACGATAGCGAAGAGACGAGTTCTTTAAGCATATTTTGGTTGATACCACAATATATGCTTTTAGGAGTGGCAGAAGCTTTTGTGAATGTAGCACAAATGAAGTTCTTTACATCAGAAACACCAAATGGGTTGGAAAGCTTGGGAATGGGGTTATCTATGTTTTCATCTGCAATTGGTTGTTATGTTGGTAACTTTATTTTGACTGTGGtaaataaaattacatca
- the LOC123920222 gene encoding protein NRT1/ PTR FAMILY 7.3-like isoform X2: MLVVEVYEHQEEGSFTSYTSDGTVDFYGKLAMKDSTGGWSSATLLLVNQGLIALAFSGVEANLVLFSKLVLKQTNVEAANTFGLWMGTTYFFSLIGAFLSDSYLGRYLTCILFQFVLIIGLVVLSLSTHFFLPHGCEQIGVLFESDRQDQFPLFYLSIYLIALGSGVSDPALPILGADQFDEEEPKEQRSKALIYGYFYVALNLGSLVAETILAYIETTGHWVMGFWICTSCATVSFLVLLSGTLRYRHNKTFGNPFSKFKQVIMSLLRKMKFQIHSIGERDYDIQRDDNCVRSIHHTNGLRFLDRAAIVFDEATGMLLGKGQKPYTWNFSNVTQSERAKYILRVLPIWICTIFSSSVFIQMLSLFLEQGSTMDRTFFKFQIPPSSMTAFNIMNTSTFIILFDVLIIPLYMKLTKKSPKLPSELQSIGIGFSIATITLIVAGLVERKRLEFASNDSEETSSLSIFWLIPQYMLLGVAEAFVNVAQMKFFTSETPNGLESLGMGLSMFSSAIGCYVGNFILTVVNKITSSDNKGQHGWVSPNLNDGHLDRFFFLTAFLIIIDLIVYIVCAKRYKGKL, from the exons ATGTTG GTTGTTGAAGTTTATGAGCATCAGGAAGAGGGGAGTTTCACTTCTTACACAAGTGATGGGACAGTTGATTTTTATGGAAAACTAGCTATGAAAGACAGCACAGGTGGATGGAGTAGTGCTACATTGTTGTTAG TGAATCAAGGATTGATTGCATTGGCTTTCTCAGGAGTGGAGGCAAATTTGGTTCTCTTCTCAAAGTTAGTATTAAAACAGACTAATGTTGAAGCTGCAAACACTTTTGGCTTATGGATGGGAACTACCTATTTCTTCTCTTTAATTGGAGCTTTTCTTAGTGATTCATACTTAGGAAGATACCTCACTTGCATTTTATTCCAATTTGTGCTCATCATA GGTTTGGTGGTATTATCTTTGTCAACTCACTTCTTTTTACCTCATGGTTGTGAACAAATAGGAGTGCTATTTGAATCAGATAGACAAGATCAGTTTCCACTATTTTACCTATCAATATACTTAATAGCCCTAGGAAGTGGAGTTTCTGACCCTGCATTACCAATACTTGGTGCTGATCAATTTGATGAGGAAGAACCTAAAGAACAAAGATCCAAGGCCTTAATTTATGGCTACTTCTATGTTGCATTGAATTTGGGATCTTTGGTTGCTGAGACTATATTGGCTTATATAGAAACTACAGGACATTGGGTGATGGGATTTTGGATATGTACTAGTTGTGCAACTGTTTCCTTTCTTGTTTTGTTGAGTGGAACTCTTAGATATAGACACAATAAAACTTTTGGAAACCCTTTCTCTAAGTTTAAACAAGTAATTATGTCCCTTTTGAGGAAAATGAAATTTCAAATACACTCAATTGGAGAAAGAGACTATGATATTCAAAGGGATGATAATTGTGTCAGAAGTATACATCACACAAATGGCCTCAG GTTTCTTGATAGAGCTGCTATTGTCTTTGATGAGGCAACTGGAATGTTGCTAGGTAAAGGCCAAAAACCATACACATGGAATTTTAGCAATGTAACACAAAGTGAAAGGGCGAAATATATTTTAAGAGTGTTACCAATATGGATCTGTACCATCTTCTCTTCTAGTGTCTTTATACAAATGCTTTCACTATTTCTTGAACAAGGTTCAACAATGGATAGAACTTTTTTCAAGTTTCAAATCCCTCCTTCCAGCATGACAGCATTCAATATCATGAACACGTCAAcatttatcatattatttgacGTTCTTATCATTCCACTATACATGAAATTGACGAAAAAATCTCCAAAACTTCCTAGTGAGCTACAAAGTATCGGCATTGGATTCTCTATAGCAACAATAACGTTGATTGTCGCTGGTTTGGTAGAGAGGAAAAGACTCGAGTTTGCTAGCAACGATAGCGAAGAGACGAGTTCTTTAAGCATATTTTGGTTGATACCACAATATATGCTTTTAGGAGTGGCAGAAGCTTTTGTGAATGTAGCACAAATGAAGTTCTTTACATCAGAAACACCAAATGGGTTGGAAAGCTTGGGAATGGGGTTATCTATGTTTTCATCTGCAATTGGTTGTTATGTTGGTAACTTTATTTTGACTGTGGtaaataaaattacatca